A part of Citrifermentans bremense genomic DNA contains:
- a CDS encoding DUF362 domain-containing protein gives MERRRFIKLLGLCSIFLPGSLRQLLAAQGPVVAVSQGSDHAAAARRAIAALGGMQRFVKAGQTVVVKPNIGWDRAPQYAATTNPAVVKAVVEECLKAGAKKVKVFDRTCNDARRCYASSGIESALKGMKNVEVKHLEEERFKKVALNGRVLKECELYGEALSADVYINVPVAKHHGLSRLTLGMKNVMGIMGGNRGSIHKNLDQALADVNGYFRPQLTVIDATRILTAHGPQGGNLADVEVLNQVLASTDMVAADAYATTLFGLKPSDIAVTRTAYQRGLGEMNLDRIRVVKA, from the coding sequence ATGGAAAGAAGACGATTCATCAAGCTGCTTGGCCTTTGCTCGATCTTTTTGCCCGGCTCGCTGCGGCAGCTCTTGGCGGCCCAGGGCCCGGTGGTGGCCGTCTCCCAGGGGAGCGACCACGCCGCAGCGGCCCGCAGGGCGATCGCCGCGCTTGGGGGCATGCAGCGCTTCGTCAAGGCCGGGCAGACCGTCGTGGTGAAGCCCAACATCGGCTGGGACCGGGCGCCGCAATACGCGGCCACCACGAACCCGGCCGTGGTGAAGGCCGTGGTCGAGGAATGCCTGAAGGCTGGGGCGAAAAAGGTGAAGGTGTTCGACCGCACCTGCAACGACGCCCGGCGCTGCTATGCCAGCAGCGGCATCGAGTCGGCCCTCAAGGGAATGAAGAACGTCGAGGTGAAGCACCTGGAGGAAGAGCGCTTCAAGAAGGTGGCGTTGAACGGCAGGGTGCTCAAGGAGTGCGAGCTCTACGGCGAGGCGCTCTCCGCCGACGTCTACATCAACGTGCCGGTGGCGAAGCACCACGGCCTGAGCCGCCTCACCCTGGGGATGAAGAACGTGATGGGGATCATGGGGGGGAACCGCGGCTCGATACACAAGAACCTGGACCAGGCGCTGGCCGACGTGAACGGCTACTTCAGGCCCCAGCTCACCGTGATAGACGCCACGAGGATACTCACCGCCCACGGCCCGCAGGGGGGGAACCTGGCCGACGTGGAGGTCCTGAACCAGGTGCTGGCCTCCACCGACATGGTCGCGGCCGACGCCTACGCCACGACGCTCTTCGGGCTGAAGCCCTCCGACATCGCCGTCACCAGGACCGCCTACCAGCGGGGGCTGGGGGAGATGAACCTTGACCGGATCAGGGTAGTCAAGGCATGA
- a CDS encoding C1 family peptidase translates to MGKAKLVTKDGRKLYVRPDTLDFRDRMFVPTLLEVPMRMGLEEYLRYEVPILDQGTEGACTGFGLATNVNYLLRKRRVIPDTVSVSPWMLYQLARRYDEWPGENYEGSSARGAIKGWHKHGVCATGLCEKGGRLTEEALKDAPKRSLGAYFRVNHKDLVAMHSALAEVGVLFATASVHSGWENVGSDGVIKKSDTIIGGHAFAIVGYDEDGFWIQNSWGRDWGKGGFARIGYDDWLANADDVWVARLGVPMNLHTPESTAIGSSAAVSHSGAYSSTELRRHIVSIGNNGVLRPGGSFGTSWHDVEEIFTRDFPALTAGWNRKRLLLYAHGGLVDEASAVQRVAEYRAQLLKAEIYPLAFIWHSDMSTTICNILQDAMGKRRSEGFIDDSKDFMLDRLDDALEPVARLAGKPLWSEMKQNALSAGTGEEGGARIVLEQIRKLPADVEIHLVGHSAGSIFHAPVVEGLAKMGRPIKSCTLWAPACTTELFKKSYLPSIDSGQIARFALFTLNDKAEQCDNCGRIYNKSLLYLVSNAFEAEPHIPLFRDGVPLLGLERSIESDSRLRDLFSGKNADWVRAPNDLKDSPFDYSTARHHGDFDDDQATVKASLARMLGKTELKGEFSFEVTKSSSRQRRANISR, encoded by the coding sequence ATGGGGAAAGCGAAACTGGTGACGAAGGATGGACGGAAGTTGTACGTCAGGCCGGACACGCTGGATTTCAGGGACAGGATGTTCGTTCCGACGCTGTTGGAGGTCCCGATGCGGATGGGGCTCGAAGAGTACCTCAGATACGAGGTCCCCATCCTGGACCAGGGGACCGAAGGGGCCTGCACCGGTTTCGGCCTGGCCACGAACGTGAACTACCTCTTGCGCAAACGCAGGGTGATCCCCGACACGGTCAGCGTGAGCCCCTGGATGCTGTACCAGCTGGCCAGGCGCTACGACGAGTGGCCCGGGGAGAACTACGAGGGGTCGAGCGCGCGCGGCGCCATTAAGGGGTGGCACAAGCACGGGGTCTGCGCCACCGGGCTTTGCGAGAAGGGGGGACGGCTGACCGAGGAGGCGCTCAAGGATGCTCCCAAGCGCTCGCTGGGGGCCTACTTCCGGGTCAACCACAAGGACCTGGTGGCGATGCACAGCGCCCTGGCTGAGGTGGGGGTCCTCTTCGCCACGGCGAGCGTCCACAGCGGCTGGGAAAACGTCGGCTCCGACGGGGTGATCAAGAAGTCCGACACGATCATCGGGGGGCACGCCTTCGCCATCGTAGGGTACGACGAGGACGGCTTCTGGATACAGAACTCCTGGGGGCGCGACTGGGGCAAGGGGGGCTTCGCCCGCATCGGCTACGACGACTGGCTCGCCAACGCCGACGACGTCTGGGTGGCCAGGCTCGGGGTGCCGATGAACCTCCATACCCCCGAGTCGACCGCGATCGGTAGCTCCGCCGCGGTCAGCCATTCCGGCGCCTACTCCAGCACGGAGCTGCGCCGCCACATCGTGAGCATCGGCAACAACGGGGTGCTGCGGCCGGGGGGAAGCTTCGGCACCAGCTGGCACGACGTGGAGGAGATCTTCACCAGGGACTTCCCTGCTCTAACGGCCGGATGGAACAGGAAACGGCTCTTGCTCTACGCCCACGGCGGGCTGGTGGACGAGGCCTCTGCTGTGCAGCGGGTGGCCGAGTACCGCGCCCAGCTGCTGAAGGCCGAGATCTATCCCCTCGCTTTCATCTGGCACAGCGACATGTCCACCACCATCTGCAACATCCTGCAGGACGCCATGGGAAAGCGCAGGTCGGAAGGGTTCATCGACGACAGCAAGGATTTCATGCTGGACCGCCTGGACGACGCGCTGGAGCCGGTGGCGCGGCTGGCGGGAAAGCCGCTTTGGAGCGAGATGAAGCAAAACGCGCTTTCGGCGGGGACCGGCGAGGAGGGAGGCGCCCGCATCGTCCTCGAGCAGATCAGGAAGCTCCCAGCAGACGTGGAGATCCATCTCGTTGGGCACAGCGCCGGATCGATCTTCCACGCGCCGGTGGTCGAGGGGCTCGCGAAAATGGGGAGACCCATCAAGAGCTGCACCCTCTGGGCGCCGGCCTGTACCACGGAGCTCTTCAAAAAAAGCTACCTCCCCTCCATCGACAGCGGCCAGATAGCGCGCTTCGCCCTCTTCACCCTGAACGACAAGGCGGAGCAGTGCGACAACTGCGGGCGCATCTACAACAAGTCGCTCCTCTACCTGGTGTCGAACGCCTTCGAGGCCGAGCCGCACATCCCGCTTTTCAGGGACGGCGTGCCGCTTTTGGGACTGGAGCGCTCCATCGAAAGCGACTCGAGGCTTCGGGATCTCTTCTCCGGCAAGAACGCGGACTGGGTGCGGGCGCCGAACGACCTGAAGGATTCACCCTTCGACTATTCCACGGCCCGCCACCACGGCGACTTCGACGACGACCAGGCCACGGTGAAGGCGAGCCTGGCGCGCATGCTGGGAAAAACGGAGCTCAAGGGGGAATTCAGTTTCGAGGTCACCAAGTCGTCCTCGCGCCAGAGGCGGGCGAACATCTCGCGCTGA
- a CDS encoding carbonic anhydrase — protein MIATLLEGNKRFVEETFEKEKEFFTVLAKDQKPTVLWIGCSDSRVPVNTITQTRAGEVFVHRNVGNIVANNDWNLSAVLEFSINHLKIPDIVICGHYGCGGINALLEEDGDDKYIPIWLNNAYKAKERVDEKINALHIDMPHEQRMNLIVEENVRLQLEHLQEYPFVRKAMTDKHLKIHGWVYDMSTGEIKVVKRSVAGP, from the coding sequence ATGATCGCAACATTACTGGAGGGGAACAAACGATTCGTGGAGGAGACCTTCGAGAAGGAGAAGGAGTTCTTCACCGTGCTCGCCAAGGATCAGAAGCCGACCGTCTTGTGGATCGGATGTTCCGATTCCCGCGTGCCGGTGAACACCATCACCCAGACCAGGGCGGGAGAGGTGTTCGTGCACCGCAACGTCGGCAACATCGTGGCCAACAACGACTGGAACCTGAGCGCGGTACTGGAATTCTCCATCAACCACCTGAAGATCCCTGACATCGTCATCTGCGGCCATTACGGCTGCGGCGGGATCAACGCGCTCCTGGAGGAGGACGGCGACGACAAATACATCCCCATCTGGCTGAACAACGCCTACAAGGCAAAGGAACGAGTGGACGAAAAGATCAACGCGCTGCACATCGACATGCCGCATGAGCAGCGGATGAACCTGATCGTCGAGGAGAACGTCAGGCTGCAACTGGAGCATCTGCAGGAATACCCATTCGTGCGGAAGGCGATGACTGACAAGCATCTGAAAATCCACGGCTGGGTGTACGACATGAGTACGGGCGAGATCAAGGTGGTGAAGAGGTCGGTCGCGGGACCGTGA
- a CDS encoding four-helix bundle copper-binding protein yields MKTMDMLNAHPRRSTLDLTVVTECVNALVECADVCTSCADACLGEEQVQMLTRCIRLNLDCADICQATARVLARQTEPAPLLLRAQLDSCAIACRTCAQECEEHSEMHQHCRICRASCLNCEKICQEMLSRLSEGSRTSLL; encoded by the coding sequence ATGAAAACAATGGATATGCTAAACGCCCATCCCAGAAGGTCCACCCTGGACCTCACGGTCGTAACCGAATGCGTCAACGCACTGGTCGAGTGCGCCGACGTCTGCACCTCTTGTGCGGATGCCTGCCTGGGCGAGGAGCAGGTGCAGATGCTGACCAGATGCATCAGGTTGAACCTCGACTGCGCCGACATCTGCCAGGCGACGGCTCGGGTCCTTGCACGCCAGACCGAGCCGGCGCCGCTGCTTTTGCGGGCCCAGCTCGACAGCTGCGCCATAGCCTGCCGGACCTGCGCCCAGGAATGCGAGGAGCACTCCGAGATGCACCAGCACTGCAGGATCTGCCGGGCTTCCTGTCTCAACTGCGAGAAGATCTGCCAGGAGATGCTCTCCCGCCTCTCCGAAGGGAGCAGGACCAGCCTGTTGTAG
- a CDS encoding YbhB/YbcL family Raf kinase inhibitor-like protein encodes MEKMRLSSPAFQDNKKIPAKFTCDGDNINPELVIENVPRGTKSLALIMEDPDAPNGLWVHWVVWNIWPNIGKLVEHSEPRESVIGKNSWGHNQYGGPCPPSGTHRYIFRLYALDAVLDLAGTASKGQLDVAMNQHILAETSLTGIYSESDGPS; translated from the coding sequence ATGGAAAAGATGAGATTGAGCAGCCCGGCGTTCCAGGACAACAAGAAGATCCCCGCGAAGTTCACCTGCGACGGCGACAACATCAACCCGGAACTGGTCATCGAAAACGTCCCGCGCGGGACCAAATCGCTGGCGCTGATCATGGAGGACCCTGACGCCCCCAACGGGTTGTGGGTGCACTGGGTGGTCTGGAACATCTGGCCCAACATCGGGAAACTGGTGGAGCATTCCGAGCCGCGCGAGTCGGTGATAGGCAAAAACAGCTGGGGGCACAACCAGTACGGCGGTCCCTGCCCCCCTTCCGGCACCCATCGCTACATCTTCAGGCTCTACGCCCTCGACGCCGTCCTAGACCTTGCCGGGACCGCCAGCAAGGGGCAGCTGGACGTGGCGATGAACCAGCACATCCTGGCCGAGACCTCGCTCACCGGCATCTATTCGGAAAGCGACGGTCCCTCCTGA
- a CDS encoding bacteriohemerythrin — MLLEWDGALELGIGEIDEHHRKLIDILNQCYQALMLNNHTRQLEEIVTELKDYTQYHFGAEEKIMSDTGYQAAEAHMEAHRQFVASIAEFDRRASAGESFVAIEVLTFLKEWLVAHILSTDRALADCIKAG, encoded by the coding sequence ATGTTACTGGAGTGGGACGGGGCACTTGAACTCGGTATCGGGGAGATCGACGAGCATCACCGCAAGCTGATCGACATTTTGAACCAGTGCTACCAGGCGCTGATGCTGAACAACCACACCCGCCAGCTTGAAGAGATCGTAACGGAGCTGAAGGATTACACGCAGTACCACTTCGGGGCCGAGGAAAAGATCATGAGCGACACCGGCTACCAGGCAGCGGAGGCGCACATGGAGGCGCACCGGCAGTTCGTCGCCTCCATCGCCGAATTCGACCGGAGGGCCAGTGCCGGGGAATCCTTCGTCGCCATCGAGGTGCTGACCTTCCTCAAGGAATGGCTGGTAGCCCACATCCTGAGCACTGACCGGGCGTTGGCCGACTGCATCAAGGCCGGCTGA